In Porites lutea chromosome 9, jaPorLute2.1, whole genome shotgun sequence, a single window of DNA contains:
- the LOC140947663 gene encoding uncharacterized protein codes for MSANFLKNFMDLDEFLAVKDLCTGLSRTESDYAEDEVEQDLANFIDEEDIPSECSLSQFDSSSTPLATPTICGGNNSDTDEGRGESICSSENIAACSSSESMSSWNSNENYKSPRRKRKVKHVNNAEKATPKKRRRKTADSAKKSMAEKIDGESTMRSRNDRKSVDEDVKDDKYWERRRKNNQAAKRSRDLKRLREMNVKQRADSLEEENRQLREEVKKLKEYLKTLDEKVENSS; via the coding sequence ATGAGTGCGaactttttgaagaatttcATGGACTTGGATGAGTTTTTGGCCGTGAAGGATTTGTGCACGGGCCTTTCTCGAACCGAGAGCGACTATGCCGAAGATGAAGTTGAGCAAGACCTTGCTAACTTCATCGACGAGGAAGATATTCCTTCGGAGTGCAGTTTGTCACAATTCGACAGCAGCAGCACCCCGTTAGCTACACCTACAATTTGCGGTGGAAACAACTCTGACACCGACGAAGGTCGAGGCGAAAGTATCTGTAGCTCTGAGAATATCGCTGCTTGCAGTTCTAGTGAATCGATGTCTTCGTGGAATTCTAACGAAAATTACAAGTCACCGCGAAGGAAACGAAAAGTAAAGCACGTTAATAACGCGGAAAAGGCAACAccaaaaaagagaagaagaaaaactgcGGACAGTGCAAAGAAATCGATGGCTGAAAAAATCGACGGGGAAAGTACCATGCGATCAAGAAATGACAGGAAATCCGTCGACGAAGATGTTAAGGATGACAAGTACTGGGAGAGACGGCGAAAAAATAATCAAGCTGCAAAAAGGTCACGAGATCTGAAAAGACTCAGGGAAATGAACGTGAAACAGAGGGCCGATTCCTTGGAAGAGGAAAATAGACAGTTACGGGAAGAAgttaaaaaactgaaagaatACCTCAAAACACTTGACGAAAAGGTCGAAAACTCATCATAA
- the LOC140947822 gene encoding uncharacterized protein isoform X2 has translation MAEQRRLSSSNSSHSQISESLQTVEESLLVGEKSSPVVLGRQESVFLAESSASTSVEDQENSGNPKAFNQRFVFESCETIQSESVVESEILTEEGDYSDEFESAGSSEGEFSTKDDGVGQGTYIRRKLAVLSSRLGSKTENVRGQVKDKKTVVCDDINNFCSRKIQVLKVKKLMTDGPQCKLVLRVATSRQEADKSVVGNKRKIESLKIENLMSKTEKLVKQKDFHDPQDCTDCRNMKSNIARTAFLKRKMEVVKRPEFEDRLQEHLYQKDSATLIADIVNSCTKTTVPASEVWEKLLCKGDSNNS, from the exons ATGGCGGAACAGCGGAGGCTGTCAAGTTCGAATTCGTCTCACTCTCAAATAAGTGAAAGCCTCCAAACTGTTGAAGAGTCGTTATTAGTTGGTGAGAAAAGCTCTCCTGTAGTCTTGGGTAGACAGGAGAGCGTTTTTCTCGCCGAGTCCTCAGCTTCGACTTCTGTAGAAGATCAAGAAAATTCAGGTAACCCCAAAGCATTCAACCAACGGTTTGTGTTTGAGAGTTGTGAAACAATTCAAAGCGAAAGTGTAGTAGAATCTGAGATTCTCACAGAAGAGGGCGATTATTCAGACGAGTTTGAATCAGCTGGTTCAAGTGAGGGGGAATTCTCCACAAAG GATGATGGTGTAGGTCAAGGGACCTACATCAGAAGGAAATTGGCAGTACTCTCATCAAGACTTGGCTCCAAAACAGAGAATGTGAGGGGGCAAGTCAAGGATAAGAAGACAGTTG TTTGTGATGACATAAATAActtttgttcaagaaaaataCAAGTACTAAAAGTGAAGAAATTGATGACTGATGGTCCACAAT GTAAACTAGTACTGAGGGTGGCAACTTCCAGGCAAGAAGCTGATAAGTCTGTTGTAGGgaataaaaggaaaattgaaaGTTTAAAGATTGAAAACTTGATGAGCAAAACAGAAAAG CTAGTAAAACAGAAGGACTTTCATGATCCACAAGACTGCACTGACTGCAG GAACATGAAATCTAACATTGCAAGAACTGCATTCTTGAAGAGAAAGATGGAGGTAGTTAAGAGACCAGAATTTGAGGACAGGCTTCAGGAGCACTTGTATCAGAAG GACTCAGCTACCCTTATTGCAGACATTGTAAATTCTTGTACAAAGACAACTGTTCCTGCCAGTGAAGTGTGGGAAAAACTTCTCTGTAAAGGAGACAGCAATAACAGTTAA
- the LOC140947822 gene encoding uncharacterized protein isoform X1: MAEQRRLSSSNSSHSQISESLQTVEESLLVGEKSSPVVLGRQESVFLAESSASTSVEDQENSGNPKAFNQRFVFESCETIQSESVVESEILTEEGDYSDEFESAGSSEGEFSTKDDGVGQGTYIRRKLAVLSSRLGSKTENVRGQVKDKKTVVCDDINNFCSRKIQVLKVKKLMTDGPQSGKLVLRVATSRQEADKSVVGNKRKIESLKIENLMSKTEKLVKQKDFHDPQDCTDCRNMKSNIARTAFLKRKMEVVKRPEFEDRLQEHLYQKDSATLIADIVNSCTKTTVPASEVWEKLLCKGDSNNS, encoded by the exons ATGGCGGAACAGCGGAGGCTGTCAAGTTCGAATTCGTCTCACTCTCAAATAAGTGAAAGCCTCCAAACTGTTGAAGAGTCGTTATTAGTTGGTGAGAAAAGCTCTCCTGTAGTCTTGGGTAGACAGGAGAGCGTTTTTCTCGCCGAGTCCTCAGCTTCGACTTCTGTAGAAGATCAAGAAAATTCAGGTAACCCCAAAGCATTCAACCAACGGTTTGTGTTTGAGAGTTGTGAAACAATTCAAAGCGAAAGTGTAGTAGAATCTGAGATTCTCACAGAAGAGGGCGATTATTCAGACGAGTTTGAATCAGCTGGTTCAAGTGAGGGGGAATTCTCCACAAAG GATGATGGTGTAGGTCAAGGGACCTACATCAGAAGGAAATTGGCAGTACTCTCATCAAGACTTGGCTCCAAAACAGAGAATGTGAGGGGGCAAGTCAAGGATAAGAAGACAGTTG TTTGTGATGACATAAATAActtttgttcaagaaaaataCAAGTACTAAAAGTGAAGAAATTGATGACTGATGGTCCACAAT cAGGTAAACTAGTACTGAGGGTGGCAACTTCCAGGCAAGAAGCTGATAAGTCTGTTGTAGGgaataaaaggaaaattgaaaGTTTAAAGATTGAAAACTTGATGAGCAAAACAGAAAAG CTAGTAAAACAGAAGGACTTTCATGATCCACAAGACTGCACTGACTGCAG GAACATGAAATCTAACATTGCAAGAACTGCATTCTTGAAGAGAAAGATGGAGGTAGTTAAGAGACCAGAATTTGAGGACAGGCTTCAGGAGCACTTGTATCAGAAG GACTCAGCTACCCTTATTGCAGACATTGTAAATTCTTGTACAAAGACAACTGTTCCTGCCAGTGAAGTGTGGGAAAAACTTCTCTGTAAAGGAGACAGCAATAACAGTTAA